The Callospermophilus lateralis isolate mCalLat2 chromosome 18, mCalLat2.hap1, whole genome shotgun sequence nucleotide sequence GTCAACTTTTGTTTTGCAGTATTAGCCAGGGAGCTCCTTACTATCTAATAATCTTTATGTGAAGATTATGGTGTAAATTTTGATATTCACTTCCTGCACTGGGGTCTGTTTCCACGGGAAGCAAGGGTCACCTTTTTTACAAATATGCATCATCTGGTTCAAGATTGGCACTCAAGTGCTTTGGCCGTTTAAAAGCATGCTTTCAAAGGGCATGGTGGCACGTGCCTGTGAGCTACTCAGGAGGCaagcagaaggatggcaagtttgaggccaggctctgCAACTTAgcgaaccctatctcaaaattagaaacaaaaacacaaaaggcTGGCGATGtacagcttagtggcagagcacccctgggatcAATGCTCGGTAACGTTTAAAACGAAAGTATCACACACTTTCAGCTACTTAATCTTCCCAAACACCCTGTCAGGCCGCTTTGTCCCAAGTCGCAAGTGAGGAAACCGAGGTTCTTGGCTTCGAGTCCATAAAAGGGGAACCACGCGAAACCTGGCCGCCACGCAGCGCGCGACCACGGCGGCGACTCCCCACAGGCCCACGTAGGCCCAGCATCCCTCGCGACCTTCCTTTTCCCAGACTCCTTCTCCCTCTTTTGCCCCACCCCTGTCGGGGACGCGGCCTATGATTGGCTGTCAGAGCCCGCGGGGCGGCGAAGGTTGCGGTGACCCTGGTAACGGGAGGCGGGGCGCGGGGCGCTGGTCGGTAACCGACGTCTGGAcccgaggcggcggcggcggcggcgcgcgGAGCGGCCTCGCTGGGCGAGGAGGCCCGGCTGGCGCGAGGCCGCAGCCAGGAGCCCGAGGCCGGGCCTCGCGCGTAAGCGCTGAGCCGGCTGGGCCGTGGGCTGCCTGCGGCCTGGGCGGCGAGGCCTCCGGCGGGCCGCCGTTCCCTCGATGCGGGTGTGGGCTCCGCGGAGCAGGACGGAGGCTGGGCCCGGGCCGCGGGCGGGATAGGAGGTCAACAGGCCCGCTCGCCCGCGCAGGTGGATGCGGCGCCGCGACGATGGACGCCCTAGAGGAAGAGAGCTTCGCGCTGTCCTTGTGAGTGACGCCCGCAGCGCTCCGGCTGCGGGAGGCCGCGGCTCTGTGAAGCGGATGACCTCTAGTCGGTGTCGCGGTGGGGGACAGTCGAGGCTCCGCTCCATTAAGCGGCCTCCGCTGTGCGGCTTCTGCGGCCGCTGAGCCAGCAGCTTTAGGTCCCGGGAGACAGGCGTGCGGGGGCGGTGTCACCGAGTATCAGCGTCTCCATCACAATCCCTCGCCTGAACCTTAGGCGTCAGCAAAACCTAGGGGACTTGAGCTGCCAGGGCTGACCGCGGGTCAGAGgacctccaccaccacctcccTCCCCCAGCGACTCCGGTCTGCTCCCCTGTAGACCACGATTTCCCTGGCGCCTGGTTCACGCTGCATAGGTGCGGCGTGATAGCCAAGATGCGGTGAGTAGGTCCCGCGGGGAATAAAGGTGGAGGCGCCTGGAGATAGCCGGTGGCTCCCCTTATTTGTGCCTTTTATAACTCATTGTCATATTGGGTTTTATAAAAGTGGAGCCATTGCATTTCATTAgtgttttttcttctgttttgggTTGATAGGCAGTAATCAGCGAATCTTTAATTCCTGAAGCCGAGTGATGGAAACTCGTTTTACTATTCTTTTTTCTCTTGTACATGTTGGAAAATGTCCGTAAAAACatttttaaggggctggggttgcggctcagcggtaaagtgctcgcctagcacatgtgagaccctgggttccatccttagcaccacatacaaataaaataaaggtattgtgtccaattacaactaaaaaataaatattaaacacatttttttaattaatgaattGAACCAACACATAATCCTGGCATATTTTTCAGCTCCTCTGCATCCGATGCAGAATTTGATGCTGTGGTTGGATATCTAGAGGACATTATCATGGGTAAGTTTCCATGCCACAACCTCACCTGTGCTCTTTAGTTCTCAGACCCTTGCTTTTAAGGACATTGACATCAATTTgaagaattaattttttaaaaaagaaaacatcaagTTACATGTAAATTTCAGTGTTTCTCAGTGCAATACTAACTGAGTCTTTCTGAGATTTGTCTTAGAAACCTAACACTCCTTAAAACAACTAATTAGTATAGGTGGGTTCTAAGGGCACAGGGGCACCCACCTGTAATACCATCAgcttcagaggctgaggtaggaggatgatgagtgcaaagccagcctcagcaacttagcaaggccctaagcagcttagagagaggccctgtctcaaaataaaatggtctgggggtgtggctcagtgtttaagcgcctctgggttcattccctggtataaaaaaaaaaagtgggctcTTGGGGAGAGAAAAATGAGACCCTTAATATTTGGAGACTTGAATCTATGAGCATGACTAGCCATGCTTATCTTTTTAGTTAGATGAACAACACCTTCAGCACATGCTTGTACCAGATCAActagaacaaaaacaaaatcaatttaaatgtCACCAGATTCAAAGACCTATACAGTATGCTCACACCTAATTAATGTCAAGGCTGCTTAAACAAGAAGACACATTTTGAACCCCAAATATCAAGTGATTGACATGGGATTTGATTTTCACAAAAGCTTGGCTAGGAACCTGCACATTTGTTCCCAGGAAAATCATATATGTATTTAGTCAGAGAGTTCAACCCTGGGTATTCTCTTGTCTTCTCTTGAGAGGTGAGGGGCATCTGCATCCTGCCTTTGAGGTATGTATCTTTACTATCCTTCATTAAATCTTTCTTTGTGTCATTCTTTAGACATTTCCTGAAATTCTTTTCAGTTCTGTTTTTCGAACCTgcacagccaggcacagtggcacacacctgtaattccagcaaagaGACAGGAGAATCAGAAATTGAGTCCAACcatagtaacttagtgagaccctgtttccaaataaaaactagaaagggctagggatatggctcagtggtaatgcacctctgggttcagtccccagtatcaaaataaaaagaacctgcTTATGCCGAGTTTAAGTCCCATTGCCTCCTTGCAGGGACTTTCTCCTCAATCCCTGTCTAGTGACACTAATTACCATAGATTTGGGGACCTAGAGAGATATAGTCAGGTAATGGGGCATCTAGAAGGAGCTCTTGGCAAAGCTTCAGAAAATACTGGAGCATCCAGTATTTCACAAATAGGAGTAAGAGTAATTTTGGTTTTTTAGgtagtttttagttttcacacTATAAAACAGAACATAAAACCATAAccagggcttgggttgtggctcaggggtggagcacttgcctaccatgcatggggcactgggttcaatcatcagcaccatataaaaaaagagaataaagatattgggtccatctataactggaagataaatatttttaaaaaaaaacataaaaccataaccatacacacaAATGTCCATGAAGAAAATAAGGTGTTAGGCTTCAGCTGGATTTCTAGTTTCCTGAGTTTTGTGTTCATATTTGTGGATTCATTTGGCATCCATTAATCCTGCTAAGTAATACGAATAGTAACAGGCTGCAAAGTTTTAAAACAGACATTGTCTATTgacttgaatttttttaaaagtaggaaAAGATGGTTAATTGGTGTTATTGGCCATATCTAGTTTAGTCTGAAAATCaccgaccattttttttttttttttttgtgtgtgtgtgtgtgtgtgtgtgtgtgtgtgtgtggtgctaggaattgaacccagggctttgtgcatgcgagacaagcactctactaattgagctatatccccagcccactgaTCAGTTTTTTGAACCTTTGGTTCCTGTAAAGCTTTGTGCCCTTAATTCCTAAATATAGACATTTCACTGTGCATTAAGCTCTTCCATGGGGAAGACTGAAatctgttcagttcttttccCTATTATGGGCACTATCTGCTATGAGAAAATGAGCCTTCTGCAGGCACAGGGTATTTATCTTAAGTCTGGATCCTTTCTTGaagctttccttttattttttaaaataatattcttttCAGTTTCTAAAATTCCCTATTCCCTAACATGAAGTATTTGCTGTGAACTAATCTCTttatttgcatgaatttttattcAAATTCCACCCAGCCACCCCACAagacagatgaagaaattgaggcttaaagaaattaagtaacTTGTCCAAGGCAGCACAGGCAGCAAGTGGTGGCAGtaggatttgaactcaggcaGTCTGGCTTCTGTTGTTTCCACACTTTTAACTGCTACACTGTTTTCAACactgcttttaaaattatataaagagAGGCTTGTTGCCATTAGGTCTGAAGTCCTGCAGTTTGAGAATGGACCTTCTGTATGCCCAATAAGCTTTTATAATTTCTTAAAgataagagagacagagacaatTTGTTCCTTTACAGACAAGGAGTATAAGGGAGTTCCCAAGCCATCCCATAGGGGTGTGTTTAAAACAAACTGGCAGAAGGTGGTGACATTTGAACAGAAGTGTGGACATACTTAAAATCATCAAACTGAATGGTTAAAAcagctgggcactgtggtgcacgcctataatctagtggcttgggaggctgagacagatctaattgaaagccagcctcagcaatggcaagacactgaacaactcagtgagaccctgtctctaaatacaatgcaaaatagggatggggatgtggctcagtggtcaagtacccctgagttcaatccccactatccccactccccccgccaaaaaaaatttaacaccataaGTTTTATATATCTTaccacagtttttttaaaaagccaggctttgtggctcacacctataatatCAGCTTCTTGGGAAGCTGAGGATGGTAAGTCAAGGCCAGCGTGGGCAAGTTAGCAAgatctgtctaaaaataaaaagggttggggtttAACCCCaagtaccacaaaataaaataagagtgGTTTTTTTCAAGTCAGTGTCCCATTTAACCCCTCTTAAAACATTAGCTGTTAAGAAAGCAGTACTGTTGCTGTCTCATAGATCAGAATGGCTGGTaaaaaaatccattaaaaataataaattcctCCCTCTGTGGTTCAGATAACGAGTTCCAGTTATTACAGAGAAACTTCATGGACAAGTACTACCAGGAGTTTGAAGATACAGAAGAGAATAAACTCATCTACACACCCATTTTTAACGAATATGtaagtgaattcttgtttctcctaCCAGGAGATTAGGGTTTCTTTAAAACTCAAATTCAGAATCAAAAGACATTGaaatttgcttttaaaataaCGCCAGCAGAAACCTGCCAGGAATTCTGATTAGAATCTGGTTTAATTCACCTTCCTCCACCCAGCTCTTAGGGCTGTTTTCCAAAAGACTTTCAGGTGGTATTTGACAAACTTGCAACTTGTGATTTAAAAGATGTTGGGCTTTGCCATAATCCTGCTTTCAATTGTAATATGTGAGTTTACATACCTTGATCCTGGTTCCTCTAAAGTTTTCAGTCATATACGCATGACTATTaagtaaaagagaaaacaggagctaGGGGTGTGGCCACTGGCAGGCACTTATCTAGCATGtccagtgccctgggttcaatccccagcagcactgccaggaaaaaaaaaaaaaaaaatgaggccaAGATCACTCTTACAAGGTGATAGGAACACCAAGACCAGAACCTGGGGACCTCAGCTCTTTGCCCTTGGCTCTTTATACTGTACCCTGAGGCTTCTCACAGCCTCTAAGAATAGGTTTGAGTCTTGAGGACTTTATTTTCTAAACACAGAATCATGGCATAATCTAGGAAACTGGCTCAGCAGGAGCCAGGACTCCTGCTTGTTGTGTGCTCTGTCTGCACAGATTCCATCTACACAGGAAGACCATTAACTTCCTGTCCTCCTGCACTGGGGAGTGGGAGCCGTGCTCTGCCTGACTCCACCAGGGTTAGAGCAGCCTCCTGTTAATGGCATAACTACCTGCAAGTGCCCCTCGGCACCAGGAATCCCACGACTTAGCCAGGAAAGGAGCTGGGATTTGGTCCCCTTTGGTATTCCTGTCACTCAGCATAGAACCTACACATAGAATAGGGTCTCGGGCGACACTGCCAAGGACAGGAGATGGGTTTTCTGAAAACATGTCCTGCTTCTCTAAAGGTGGTCTAACTGAGATCTTTTCCACTATTGCAGATTTCTCTGGTGGAAAAATATATTGAAGAACAGCTGCTGGAGCGGATTCCTGGATTTAACATGGCGGCTTTCACAACTACATTACAGTGAGTTGAGTGCGACTGTAGGTTTTTatgtttctttcctttctccttccctaGACTGGGGGCAAGGTGGAAAGTTTGCCTTTTTTATTTAAGAGAAAAACCTTCAGTGGGCTCTGGATGTGAAGTCAATACTCCTgcacaaaatcttttttttttttttaagagagagagaattttttaatatttattttttagttttcggcggacataacatctttatttgtatgtggtgctaaagatctaACCCAGCGccacgtgcatgccaggcgagcaccctaccgcttgagccacatccccagccctctgcacAAAATCTTGAAGTGACGTGTCTGGCCATTCATTCCTGAAGCCACCACCCTTTGCTTTTCCAGGCACCATAAAGATGAAGTGGCTGGTGACATATTTGACATGCTGCTCACATTTACGGATTttctggcttttaaagaaatgtttcTGGACTACAGAGCAGTAAGTTATGACTGCCTCTTTATCTAGCCACCGTGAACCATTTAGAAAGTTCCAACTAGAAACCATCTCCCACGTTTCCCTGATCATTGCCCCTTAAAACTGGCCAGTATCAGTAGAGCGGCTCACATAGTGTGTCAGTGGAGGGAGCTGGTAACCACTGGCCAGActgtgttttgtttatttgtttgtttgtttgttttggcactggggaatgaacccaggggtccttgaccactgagccacatccccagccctttatgaattttatttagaaacatggtctccttaagttgctcagggcctcatcaagtttctgaggctggctttgaactcacaatcctcccacctcagccttctgagcttctgagattacaggcctgaaCTGACTGGCCAGAGCCTTTTCGTGTTTGGCTGAAACAGAACCTTAGAGTCCCTAAATAAGCAGGACAAAAACCAAAGCACTGGTCTAATCCTGTCTTAATGTAggctctttataagaaaaatattttccagtgaagagggGAGCATTTTTAAAGAGTGCTCAGGGCTGTAGTTGAGCAGAATAATCTGCTTTACATCCCTGTGCCCCCTCCCCTCACCCCCTCTCCCTGCACCACAGGCAGGGTCCTGAGCCAGAAAGGCTGCTTCCtgttgcttgctccttgaaactgttTCCTTTTTCATGCAGGAAAAGGAAGGCCGGGGACTGGACTTAAGCAGTGGCTTAGTGGTGACTTCATTGTGCAAATCATCCTCTGTGCCAGCTTCCCAGAACAATTTGAGGCACTAGGTCCCATCTCCAGGCAATGAACAGGAACATTCTGGATGTCACCAGTCTGACAGACTCAGAGAGACTACAGCTAATGACGACAGAAGAGTCCATCTCAGAAAGACTCTGTTCTACAGCCCTTGGTTTGTGTTAAGTATTGACAGGTCAGAAACAACATGACCGGACCTTTGGACCCACTTCTCCTGACAAGCCGTTTTGTATTAGTGTTCTTCCCCTCCCCACCTAGTCACCTCTCAGGTGCTTGGGTCAGGCCCCTCTGATCAGGCCCAGGTCAGCCATTCCACCTGGGAGCCCTTCCCTGGTACATGTTGGTGTGCATAACCACAACCATGAACCCTCCTCTTCCCAGCAGGCTTTGCATGAGTCCTTTGTGCACTCACTGCTCTTTTTTACATGGGACATAGTTTCAGTCCTTCACCCTCAATGGGGTTTTTGTTTGGGAGTATTTATCTAGGGAGCTACTGGAGCCAGCTGCCTGTCCTGCGATTTCTGTGTCTCCTCTGATCACAGCTTGTGCTGGCTGTGGGGTCAACCAAGAGAGATGTCCTTTACCTAAAAGCTACGTGTGAAAGTCAGCTCCCAGTCTTAACATACATGGTCCTTGTAACACTGTCTTCTGTTGGTCCTGATATAGTCCCACTGTTTCTAGAAGTCTCTTTCAAgcattatttttgaaaaatatttttatagatgAATACTCAGGCAAACTTAGTGGATATGATCTTGGAACTTCCATGATTATCCACCTAAAGATCAAAGTATTATATGCTATGTGCTTTTTAGTCATTAGTGCTGTAAAGATATGCTTTTCATGTTGGTGTACCTGTTTCAGCAGCACCAGAGAATGTCTGCTGTGTGCTGGAACAGGCTGAAGCAACCCTGCGTCATGGCATGTCAGGTGTGTTGTGCATGTTGGCTTAAAACCCTTTCTGTGTAAGCcagttgtttggtttttttattaGGGTAGGTAAAGACTCTGCGATTTCTTCTTCCCGTCATAATCTCCTGCCAAGATGGTGTTCACTGGTCTAGCTCAGCATGAGGAGGAGGCAGTGGACAGCTTTACTGTTCGTGTGTCAGCTTTGGTTTACTACATTGTTTAGTACTGACAGAGAACTTACATGTGTCACATCcctggaaagaagaaaaaaacagttCAGTTCccctgtgtatttttttttattttgctttttatagtGAAAATAAGAATCTGTGCTGACTTTTCACTTATCTTCTGGTTTTAAAGGATGAGCTATAAGCTATGTGTTTTTCTGTACTAATGTGTCATTTATTACTTTTTGTACCATGAGTAAAATTTGAGGTGTTTTGCAAGAACCATCATTCTAAACAAGTTGTGTCCTCTACTTATTTATTACTGATGTTTTGTAATACTGGGGGTcaggcccagggcctcacacatgccagtcaaggtgctctgccactgagctacatgcccagcccccATCCTCTCTTTAATGTGGCCACTGCCATCCGGTTATTATTGCTTTGGTCCTTCTAAACTAAAGGCACTCCCAGAACCAGCTTTTTAAATACCACCTCTCCTGGGCCTGCTTTTCCTTCCTCCTCTTGTAAGTAGGACCACCCACCACGGGCCAGGCATGTCAGAAACCCAAGGCAGGATCTGGTGGTCCTAGCTGAGAAGAGCAAGTGGACGAGTCCAGAGATGAAATCAtggaaaatgagaagaaaagcaAACTGTTCTTTTCAGTCTTTCTACTCAGAAAAAAGCAAGCCCGTTGGAGCTTAAGTCAGCTTgctgatttctttttaaataaattagaaaaaaattaaaataaactagAAATTGGTCCACATAGAAACTTAGACTGTGATGTCACAATCCTCCTCAACAGGGCTCGGCCCTGGCCTGGAGTGAGAAGACTGACGTTCTGGTCCAGCCCCAGAAGATGGCCACACACCCCTCTCCCTGAGGACTCCTCACCCCTAGGTCAACAGTCACCAAGCTGCAGTCTGTAACGTTCCCCCTGAGACAAGCTGTGTTTTAGAGTATCAGACCCAACAGGAGGGTGGACTGTAGCTGCCTAGTGTTTCATTTTCTCTAAGCTTCAAAATGGCTTGCTCTTCCTTAAAACCAAACTCATCTTACAGCTTCATCCTGGCATGATTATAATTTACTATTCAAAATCCAGCAACCTGAGAGCAGTATTTATACCAAGTCATCAAGCCTCACCCTCATCCCTCAGCCAGAGCTGCTCCTCCACAGCTGCTTGGACTAGCTACCTTTTAATTGTTGCCAATTTCTTTAAAAAGGGCCAAAGGGCACTTAGAAAAAGGCTTTGGCCTGACACCTAGGGGATATTCCCTTAAAATGTTAGGAAAATAAGCTCCAAAGGACCCAACTGCCATCCTTTCTGCCGTCCACCAGCTGTGAGTATGTAGCACGGCCAGCCACCGTGACATCCTCTCTGGGCTTCCTAGACTTTTGAGGTAGGTGGCATTAAAATTACCAAACTtggcgctttttttttttttttggcttttgcaGTGTGGTCCTGGGGGTCAAACCCAGGCTCCACAAAAGCAGAGCCACGCCTCCAGCCTCTAGGACACTTTTAAGAATAAAAGGGTGGGCTATGAAACCTGTGCCCAGACAGAGGGCACAACCAGGACTGCTCCGGCAAAGCAGTCAGGAAGCATGGGCAGGGTTCCTTGGGACATTAGTTGGCAGTACTGAGTGGCTCCTCAGCTGGAGCTGCCCTGTGACAGGCACATCCTGGAACCTTGGCGCAGTCTTAACCTGCAGCTTCCGGGAGTTTACATTGACAACCATGAGGCCCCGTTGTTTCCAAATAAATTCTGtctttatttttgtaaaaaaaaaaaccaaaagtcTCCACCAACCACATGACAACTCTCCAGGTGAGGCCCTACTTCCCTCCCTCTGCCATGTCCCATGTTCCTAATCAACAGCGTGGGGGGAAGTGGTCACAGGGTGTCAGCTTTTCCCAAAGGGAGAATTACAAATGAGGGCTTGGGCCAGGGAGGGCACCTGGAGAGGTTTGTCATCAAGAAATCACCTGGAACCTATTTGCGTTGAATAACCAGGACGTCTGGAATCAGCTCTTCCTATGTCTCCCAACAGGTGACATGTTGGCTTGGGGAAGGGGATCAGAATTGTGTTTTAAGGAGTCAGAACAGCACTTGGGCTTGCTCACAGGTGTGGCTTGTTAGCTTACAGCTATGGCGCCGCGGGCCTCCGGGCTGGAGCCTGTTAGTGCAGTTAGTGCTGGTGCGCAGGGTGGGCCCAGCCGGCCTCGCACGCTGAAGTCCTCTGAAGACAAGGCGAGACAGCGAGAGCCCCTCATCCCCCGTCACCTTCTGCTGAATAAGGGGGATGGGGAGGAGCTCAGCCTTGGGCTGTTGCCAGCCACATGTCATCGAGGGCCTGTTCCCTAGGAGTGCTGGGAGCACTTGGTCCCTGGGCAGGGAGAGCGGCTAGCACAGCCCCGCCGGCCGACTCAGGCAGGGCTCCAGGCTCAGGTCTGCTGATGGCCCTGTACTGTGACCCAGCGGCAGCTCGGCCAGCCAGGGCAGGCCAAGGCACAAGGGTCTAGGCGTAGCCACCAGCCACCTGACTGGTAGCTGCATTGCTGCCCACTCCTCGCCAGT carries:
- the Arl2bp gene encoding ADP-ribosylation factor-like protein 2-binding protein isoform X1, with the translated sequence MDALEEESFALSFSSASDAEFDAVVGYLEDIIMDNEFQLLQRNFMDKYYQEFEDTEENKLIYTPIFNEYISLVEKYIEEQLLERIPGFNMAAFTTTLQHHKDEVAGDIFDMLLTFTDFLAFKEMFLDYRAEKEGRGLDLSSGLVVTSLCKSSSVPASQNNLRH
- the Arl2bp gene encoding ADP-ribosylation factor-like protein 2-binding protein isoform X2, encoding MDNEFQLLQRNFMDKYYQEFEDTEENKLIYTPIFNEYISLVEKYIEEQLLERIPGFNMAAFTTTLQHHKDEVAGDIFDMLLTFTDFLAFKEMFLDYRAEKEGRGLDLSSGLVVTSLCKSSSVPASQNNLRH